From the genome of Pirellulales bacterium, one region includes:
- a CDS encoding FAD-dependent oxidoreductase: MPRDFLNDVAEAYDCIVIGSGLAGLTCANTLARAGQKVMLLEQHYKLGGMATWFRRPGGHIFDISLHGFPIGMIKSCRRYWTQEIADSIVQLKHIRFDNPMFSLTTSFDRDDFIRLLTTQFGVPQPQVSSFFDTVRRMNFYDDQSATVGQLFQRFFPGREDVIRLLMEPITYANGSTLEDPAITYGIVFSNFMSKGVYTFEGGTDRLIKLMHEELLRNDVDVRIRCDVEQILVDRRRRVVGVRVNGRDIKTSAVVSNANLKSTIFKLVGEDHFDLQFVDEARAVRLNNSSTQVYMALKPGEMIAAACGDLLFSSVAPLFRTDLLLGRDITSRTFSFYYPQTRPGSDRCLVVSSTNARYEDWSTLNEEEYELSKRDLIETTLATLEKYVPGVRDKLDHAEASTPRTFEHYTRHVQGASFGTKFEGLAISRGLPQQIVGLYHAGSVGIIMSGWLGAMNYGVIVANDVDALLTKSRSRDVVAAE, from the coding sequence ATGCCTCGCGATTTTTTGAACGACGTTGCCGAAGCGTACGATTGCATCGTCATTGGCAGCGGTCTGGCCGGGCTCACCTGTGCCAACACGCTGGCCCGCGCTGGGCAAAAAGTAATGCTATTGGAGCAACATTATAAGCTGGGAGGCATGGCCACGTGGTTTCGCCGCCCGGGGGGGCATATTTTTGATATTTCGCTGCACGGCTTTCCGATCGGCATGATCAAAAGCTGCCGCCGCTATTGGACGCAGGAAATCGCCGATTCGATTGTGCAATTGAAGCACATTCGCTTCGACAATCCCATGTTCTCGCTGACCACGTCGTTCGATCGCGACGATTTTATCCGGCTGTTAACCACGCAATTCGGCGTGCCGCAGCCGCAAGTCAGCTCGTTTTTCGATACCGTGCGGCGAATGAATTTTTACGACGACCAATCGGCCACTGTGGGCCAATTGTTTCAGCGGTTCTTTCCAGGACGCGAGGACGTGATTCGCCTGCTGATGGAGCCCATCACTTATGCCAACGGCTCCACGCTGGAAGATCCGGCCATTACCTACGGCATTGTGTTTTCCAATTTCATGTCGAAGGGAGTATATACCTTCGAGGGCGGAACCGATCGGCTCATCAAGCTGATGCACGAGGAGCTTCTGCGCAATGACGTCGACGTGCGCATTCGCTGCGACGTGGAGCAAATTCTCGTCGATCGCCGCCGCCGCGTGGTCGGCGTGCGGGTGAATGGGCGCGACATCAAAACCTCCGCCGTGGTTTCCAACGCGAATTTGAAATCGACCATCTTCAAGTTGGTGGGCGAGGATCATTTCGATTTACAGTTTGTCGACGAAGCCCGGGCCGTACGGCTTAACAATTCCAGCACGCAGGTGTACATGGCGCTGAAGCCGGGCGAGATGATCGCCGCCGCCTGCGGCGATTTGCTGTTTAGCTCCGTAGCGCCGCTGTTTCGCACCGACCTGCTCTTGGGCCGCGATATTACCAGCCGTACGTTTTCGTTTTACTACCCGCAAACTCGGCCGGGCAGCGACCGTTGCCTGGTCGTTTCCAGCACGAATGCCCGATACGAAGATTGGTCCACGTTGAATGAGGAGGAATACGAACTGAGCAAGCGCGACCTGATCGAAACCACGCTGGCCACACTGGAAAAATACGTGCCGGGCGTGCGAGACAAGCTCGACCATGCCGAAGCGTCAACGCCCCGCACCTTCGAGCATTACACCCGGCATGTACAGGGGGCGAGCTTTGGCACCAAGTTCGAAGGTCTGGCGATTTCCCGCGGATTGCCTCAGCAAATTGTTGGGCTGTACCATGCCGGCAGCGTGGGCATTATCATGTCAGGGTGGCTGGGCGCGATGAACTACGGCGTGATCGTGGCGAACGACGTGGATGCGCTGCTGACGAAATCCAGGTCTCGTGATGTGGTGGCGGCAGAATAA
- a CDS encoding SDR family oxidoreductase, translating to MGVANRKSVAWHVGRVLAEAGVDVVYSVRSEARRENVQKLVGNVPILVCDVEHEEQIVRLRSQLAEIRPKLHGLCHSIAFADYGTAETNAGPKPFHETPKIAFLKAVDISCYSLIAVSNALRELLDPDASVVSVSISTTRMAAENYGFMAPVKAALDSSLAFLAKSFSGFSRVRFNAVAPGLLKTSASAGIPGYVDAYLYAEQATLRKQAVQTEEVANAAAFLLSPRSSGINAQQIVIDAGMSVNYFDHDLIRRALRE from the coding sequence ATGGGCGTGGCCAATCGCAAAAGCGTGGCCTGGCACGTGGGGCGTGTGCTGGCCGAGGCTGGCGTCGACGTGGTATACTCGGTTCGCAGTGAAGCCCGGCGCGAAAACGTGCAAAAACTGGTCGGCAACGTGCCGATTTTGGTGTGCGACGTGGAGCACGAAGAGCAAATTGTTCGACTGCGAAGTCAGTTGGCAGAAATCCGACCGAAGCTGCACGGGCTATGCCACTCGATCGCTTTTGCAGATTACGGCACCGCCGAAACTAATGCGGGACCAAAACCGTTTCACGAAACGCCCAAGATCGCGTTTTTGAAGGCCGTTGATATTTCTTGCTATTCGCTGATCGCGGTCTCCAATGCGCTGCGCGAACTGCTCGATCCCGACGCGTCGGTCGTAAGCGTCTCGATTTCAACCACGCGCATGGCGGCGGAAAACTACGGGTTCATGGCGCCGGTCAAAGCGGCGCTCGATTCGTCGCTGGCGTTTCTGGCCAAATCGTTCAGCGGGTTTTCCCGGGTGCGGTTCAACGCCGTCGCGCCGGGTTTGTTAAAAACGTCCGCTTCGGCCGGAATTCCCGGCTATGTCGATGCGTATTTGTACGCGGAACAGGCCACGCTCCGCAAACAGGCGGTGCAAACCGAAGAAGTCGCCAACGCCGCAGCTTTTTTACTGAGCCCGCGCTCCAGCGGCATCAACGCCCAGCAAATCGTCATCGACGCCGGGATGAGCGTGAATTATTTCGATCACGACCTCATCCGCCGCGCTTTGCGCGAATGA
- a CDS encoding 3-hydroxyacyl-ACP dehydratase FabZ family protein, whose protein sequence is MNNNLAEIYAAIPHRPPFLLVDEIVARDSDRIVCRKRFTGDEWFFAGHYPDEPVVPGVMLCEAALQAGAILLGSKNPPTSAAQRSDDADSQTMPVVTRMNEVRFKQMVRPGDTIEIEVQLRERLGEAYFFEAKVTCAGKVSARLEFACMLVAKSEATP, encoded by the coding sequence ATGAACAATAACCTGGCTGAAATTTACGCTGCCATTCCGCATCGGCCGCCGTTTTTGCTAGTGGATGAAATCGTGGCTCGCGACAGCGACCGGATTGTGTGCCGCAAACGGTTCACCGGTGACGAATGGTTTTTCGCCGGACATTACCCTGACGAGCCGGTTGTGCCGGGGGTGATGTTGTGTGAAGCCGCGCTGCAAGCGGGCGCGATTTTGCTGGGCAGCAAAAATCCACCGACCTCTGCGGCTCAGCGTTCGGATGATGCTGATTCGCAAACCATGCCTGTCGTCACACGGATGAACGAAGTGCGCTTCAAACAAATGGTTCGCCCTGGCGATACGATCGAAATCGAAGTGCAACTGCGCGAACGGCTTGGCGAAGCATATTTCTTCGAGGCCAAAGTCACCTGCGCCGGAAAAGTGTCTGCCCGGTTGGAATTCGCTTGCATGTTGGTGGCCAAGAGCGAGGCGACACCGTGA